A region from the Sandaracinus amylolyticus genome encodes:
- a CDS encoding HTTM domain-containing protein, whose translation MIRLRSRWRAWVALCAEEERATVLAVVRIGVASVLLADLLIAARHGLVDTLWGPSSAGGFGAMDTLEPSPVLAWRWLGASLATTRLVYGVAVASALAMVLGVFSRTSTLVLAMALSQLAAILPQADRGIDAVLRNALFLLACSGCGRALSIDAWREHGRWLPDVRIPAWPRRLIVVQLLWMYFSAGVHKSQLTWWPPGDFAALYVVLSDPHFASYDFSSWLAHVYPLTQLATAATMAFEIGAPVMGLALWYRRTAHRGGRMRAAFAFLRVREVWLALGIGFHVALIFSLRLGIFPWGMLALYPAFLTPSELDALVARVRATMRRGARPIGAC comes from the coding sequence ATGATCCGGCTCCGCTCGCGATGGCGCGCGTGGGTCGCGCTCTGTGCCGAGGAAGAGCGCGCGACGGTGCTCGCAGTGGTGCGCATCGGCGTCGCGTCGGTGCTTCTCGCGGATCTGCTGATCGCCGCGCGACATGGGCTCGTCGACACGCTGTGGGGCCCTTCGAGCGCGGGCGGCTTCGGCGCGATGGACACGCTCGAGCCCTCGCCGGTGCTCGCGTGGCGATGGCTCGGCGCGAGCCTCGCGACGACGCGCCTCGTGTACGGCGTCGCGGTCGCGAGCGCGCTCGCGATGGTGCTCGGTGTCTTCAGTCGCACGAGCACGCTGGTGCTCGCCATGGCGCTCTCGCAGCTCGCCGCGATCCTGCCGCAAGCGGATCGCGGGATCGACGCGGTGCTGCGCAACGCGCTGTTCCTCCTCGCGTGCAGCGGGTGCGGGCGCGCGCTCTCCATCGACGCGTGGCGCGAGCACGGGCGGTGGCTGCCCGACGTGCGGATCCCCGCGTGGCCACGGCGGCTGATCGTCGTGCAGCTGCTGTGGATGTACTTCAGCGCGGGAGTTCACAAGTCGCAGCTCACGTGGTGGCCGCCCGGCGACTTCGCGGCGCTCTACGTGGTGCTCTCGGATCCACACTTCGCGTCGTACGACTTCTCCTCGTGGCTCGCGCACGTCTATCCGCTCACGCAGCTCGCGACCGCGGCGACGATGGCGTTCGAGATCGGCGCGCCGGTGATGGGGCTCGCGCTCTGGTATCGACGCACCGCGCATCGCGGCGGACGGATGCGCGCGGCGTTCGCGTTCCTGCGCGTGCGCGAGGTGTGGCTCGCGCTCGGCATCGGCTTCCACGTCGCGCTGATCTTCTCGCTGCGGCTCGGGATCTTCCCGTGGGGGATGCTCGCGCTCTATCCCGCGTTCCTCACGCCGAGCGAGCTCGATGCGCTCGTGGCACGCGTGCGAGCGACGATGCGGCGCGGAGCGCGGCCGATCGGCGCGTGCTAG
- a CDS encoding quinone-dependent dihydroorotate dehydrogenase, giving the protein MLYRWFLRPLLFLLPAETAHHLAFGALRFATAIPGVTAVLRALFRPRDPALRVDALGLTFDAPVGLAAGFDKNAEGHDALLAIGFGFVEIGTVTAQAQPGNPKPRMFRLSADRGLINRLGFNNRGAEDAERRLAKRARARGIVGVNVGKTKIVTEDAAIADYEASTARLAPLADYVVVNVSSPNTPGLRDLQAVEKLRPLLAAVQRTIERTCADRRPALLVKIAPDLSDDDVDAVADLALELGLAGIVATNTTIRRDGLRTPDDVVKQIGAGGLSGAPLHDRSLAVLRRLRARVGDRLVLVSVGGIETAEQAWQRIRAGATLVQLYTGFIYGGPTLPSRIARDLLTLAKRDGFTRVSDAIGADARATPDAHPR; this is encoded by the coding sequence ATGCTCTACCGCTGGTTCTTGAGGCCGCTCCTCTTCCTCTTGCCCGCCGAGACCGCGCATCACCTCGCGTTCGGCGCGCTGCGCTTCGCGACTGCGATCCCGGGCGTCACCGCGGTGCTGCGCGCGCTCTTCCGCCCGCGCGATCCCGCGCTGCGCGTGGACGCGCTCGGCCTGACGTTCGACGCGCCGGTCGGGCTCGCCGCGGGCTTCGACAAGAACGCCGAGGGCCACGACGCGCTGCTCGCGATCGGGTTCGGCTTCGTCGAGATCGGCACCGTGACCGCGCAGGCGCAGCCCGGGAACCCGAAGCCGCGCATGTTCCGGCTCTCCGCGGATCGCGGGCTGATCAACCGCCTCGGCTTCAACAACCGCGGGGCCGAGGACGCGGAGCGACGCCTCGCGAAGCGCGCCCGCGCGCGCGGCATCGTCGGCGTGAACGTCGGCAAGACGAAGATCGTCACCGAGGACGCCGCGATCGCCGACTACGAAGCGTCCACCGCGCGCCTCGCGCCGCTCGCCGACTACGTCGTCGTCAACGTCAGCTCGCCGAACACGCCCGGGCTGCGCGATCTCCAGGCGGTCGAGAAGCTGCGCCCGCTCCTCGCGGCGGTGCAGCGCACGATCGAGCGCACGTGCGCCGACCGGCGCCCCGCGCTGCTCGTGAAGATCGCGCCCGACCTCTCCGACGACGACGTCGACGCGGTCGCGGACCTCGCGCTCGAGCTCGGCCTCGCGGGCATCGTCGCGACGAACACGACGATCCGCCGCGACGGCCTGCGCACCCCCGACGACGTCGTGAAGCAGATCGGCGCCGGAGGCCTCAGCGGCGCACCGCTCCACGATCGCTCGCTCGCGGTGCTCCGTCGCCTGCGCGCGCGCGTCGGAGATCGCCTCGTGCTCGTCTCGGTCGGCGGCATCGAGACCGCCGAGCAGGCGTGGCAGCGAATCCGCGCCGGCGCGACGCTCGTCCAGCTCTACACCGGCTTCATCTACGGCGGCCCCACGCTCCCGAGCCGCATCGCGCGCGACCTGCTCACGCTCGCGAAGCGCGACGGCTTCACGAGAGTGAGCGACGCGATCGGCGCCGACGCGCGCGCGACGCCCGACGCTCACCCCCGATAG
- the corA gene encoding magnesium/cobalt transporter CorA, with product MTTRILALRTTDSAPVDATIDELPALLADPTTLVWVDMLDCGESDRRILEGIFKFHPMVVEDMLADAPTPKLERFDGYLYIVFHALLTGWEKSHELPIGDLDVMLGRNFLLTSHSKLIASVENAWTQVRKKPELMRKGTAYVAYLIADVLSERYLPLMEKLDHEIDALETSIMKDPGPHLLQQIMDLKHKLQRLRRVGLHQREVLNRLSRGDREMEIIPEDVRPFFRDAYDNFVRVVDLNDSFRDIVSSSMEVYLSMQGHKLNEIMKVLTLISTIMLPLTFIAGVYGMNFENMPELHMRWGYYGAWTAMLVTAVGFFTYFKRKKWL from the coding sequence GTGACGACTCGCATCCTCGCGCTCCGCACGACCGACTCCGCGCCGGTCGACGCCACGATCGACGAGCTGCCTGCGCTGCTCGCCGATCCGACGACGCTCGTCTGGGTCGACATGCTCGACTGCGGCGAGAGCGACCGGCGCATCCTCGAGGGGATCTTCAAGTTCCACCCGATGGTCGTCGAGGACATGCTCGCCGACGCGCCGACGCCGAAGCTCGAGCGGTTCGACGGCTACCTCTACATCGTCTTCCACGCGCTCTTGACCGGCTGGGAGAAGTCGCACGAGCTGCCGATCGGCGATCTCGACGTGATGCTCGGGCGGAACTTCCTGCTGACGAGCCACAGCAAGCTGATCGCGTCCGTCGAGAACGCGTGGACGCAGGTCCGGAAGAAGCCCGAGCTCATGCGCAAGGGCACCGCGTACGTCGCGTACCTGATCGCCGACGTGCTCAGCGAGCGATACCTGCCGCTGATGGAGAAGCTCGATCACGAGATCGACGCGCTCGAGACCTCGATCATGAAAGATCCGGGGCCGCATCTCCTGCAGCAGATCATGGACCTCAAGCACAAGCTGCAGCGCCTGCGGCGGGTGGGCCTGCACCAGCGCGAGGTGCTCAATCGTCTGTCGCGCGGGGATCGCGAGATGGAGATCATCCCCGAGGACGTGCGGCCCTTCTTCCGCGACGCCTACGACAACTTCGTGCGCGTGGTGGACCTCAACGACAGCTTCCGCGACATCGTGAGCTCGTCGATGGAGGTCTATCTCAGCATGCAGGGGCACAAGCTGAACGAGATCATGAAGGTGCTGACCTTGATCTCGACGATCATGCTGCCCCTGACGTTCATCGCGGGCGTCTACGGCATGAACTTCGAGAACATGCCGGAGCTCCACATGCGCTGGGGGTACTACGGCGCGTGGACTGCGATGTTGGTGACGGCCGTCGGATTCTTCACGTACTTCAAGAGGAAGAAGTGGCTGTGA
- a CDS encoding alginate export family protein, which produces MIGIALGHAEVALAQSSAPAEPRPIEEAITPVSDPEVAPAPDVPPPESAPAPEAQSAPVEAAPIMPAAAPAVVATPAASTPPSVPWGFELAGIEWRPSLEARARGELRTGAYVGEADQGIVTFRARIGMDARWELLRAFVQVQDARDFGVTPGAQSGGSTGIHQGFFEIGDGSSYARAGRQEIDYGSGRLIGSLNWASAARSFDALRVHTQQGEFSLDGFGAVVRTPRTLNWPDGTPRSSEGDYAGGIAAEWSPGEALRLGGYALYRHDGPTEAPAGTDMMAAGQWLDRHRDIGAFSLRASGNVERRLRYEVELVLEAGRVGDDDFLAAGMIGEAHYKLDAPWSPEIGVGGSFGTGESADGTWNEFDNFFPTNHLIYGLLDLFGLRNQTHGFARFGLTPIDRQLSVWAAGRVYRFVEPGARWTNAGGAVVGRNPMNTDEFAGVEVDVEARWTPIDHLAIWGGYGAFIPGGGAASLGHPDPMHWGYLMVGVLVP; this is translated from the coding sequence GTGATCGGCATCGCGCTCGGGCACGCCGAGGTCGCGCTCGCGCAGAGCAGCGCGCCCGCGGAGCCGAGGCCGATCGAAGAGGCGATCACGCCCGTCTCGGATCCCGAGGTCGCGCCGGCGCCCGACGTGCCTCCTCCCGAGAGCGCGCCCGCGCCCGAGGCGCAGAGCGCACCGGTCGAGGCTGCGCCGATCATGCCGGCGGCCGCGCCCGCGGTCGTCGCGACGCCCGCCGCGTCCACGCCGCCGTCGGTGCCGTGGGGGTTCGAGCTCGCGGGCATCGAGTGGCGCCCTTCGCTCGAGGCGCGCGCGCGCGGCGAGCTGCGCACCGGCGCGTACGTGGGCGAGGCGGATCAAGGGATCGTCACGTTCCGCGCGCGCATCGGGATGGACGCGCGCTGGGAGCTGCTGCGTGCCTTCGTGCAGGTGCAGGACGCGCGCGACTTCGGTGTGACGCCGGGCGCGCAGAGCGGAGGCTCGACTGGCATCCATCAGGGCTTCTTCGAGATCGGAGACGGCAGCAGCTATGCGCGCGCCGGACGTCAGGAGATCGACTACGGCAGTGGACGACTGATCGGCTCGCTCAACTGGGCCTCTGCGGCGCGCAGCTTCGACGCGCTCCGCGTGCACACGCAGCAGGGTGAATTCTCGCTCGACGGATTCGGCGCCGTGGTGCGCACGCCGCGCACGCTGAATTGGCCCGATGGAACGCCGCGCTCGAGCGAGGGTGACTATGCGGGCGGCATCGCGGCGGAGTGGTCGCCCGGAGAGGCGCTCCGGCTCGGCGGATATGCGCTCTATCGCCACGACGGGCCGACCGAGGCCCCCGCGGGCACCGACATGATGGCGGCCGGGCAGTGGCTCGATCGACATCGCGACATCGGCGCGTTCTCGCTGCGCGCGAGTGGCAACGTCGAGCGTCGATTGCGCTACGAGGTGGAGCTCGTGCTCGAGGCGGGCCGCGTCGGGGACGACGACTTCCTCGCAGCGGGCATGATCGGCGAGGCGCACTACAAGCTCGATGCGCCCTGGAGCCCGGAGATCGGAGTCGGCGGGAGCTTCGGGACCGGTGAGAGCGCCGATGGGACGTGGAACGAATTCGACAACTTCTTCCCGACCAATCACCTCATCTATGGCCTCCTCGATCTCTTCGGGCTGCGAAATCAGACGCACGGATTCGCGCGCTTCGGGCTGACTCCCATCGATCGTCAGCTGAGCGTGTGGGCCGCGGGGCGCGTCTATCGCTTCGTCGAGCCCGGCGCGCGATGGACGAACGCGGGCGGCGCGGTGGTCGGGCGCAATCCGATGAACACCGACGAGTTCGCGGGCGTGGAGGTCGACGTCGAGGCGCGGTGGACGCCGATCGATCACCTCGCGATCTGGGGCGGCTACGGCGCGTTCATCCCGGGCGGCGGCGCCGCGAGCCTCGGTCACCCGGATCCGATGCACTGGGGCTACCTGATGGTGGGCGTTCTCGTTCCATGA
- a CDS encoding ABC transporter ATP-binding protein, with the protein MSARHLVLSGIAKSFDGPSGRQRVVDGFDLEVEARELVALIGHSGCGKSTVLSMVAGLTKPDVGSIVLGGRAVKDPGPDRGMVFQSACLLPWMTALQNVLLAVEQVMPSATRAQQRASAMHYLELVGLDDAAARKPAELSMGMRQRVGLARAFACRPDVLLLDEPFGMLDSITRMELQDVLLSLWSEHRITALMVTHDVDEALLLSDRVVMMTSGPHAHVGEILEVALERPRNRRMLVEDARFDAMRERVIGFLEERAGHHAAPTDEERDELESLSLAEPSSKAEATISGSAP; encoded by the coding sequence ATGAGCGCGCGTCACCTGGTGCTCTCGGGCATCGCGAAGAGCTTCGATGGTCCCTCCGGGCGACAGCGCGTCGTCGACGGCTTCGATCTCGAGGTCGAGGCGCGCGAGCTCGTCGCGCTGATCGGTCACTCGGGATGCGGGAAGTCGACCGTGCTCTCGATGGTCGCGGGGCTCACGAAGCCGGACGTCGGCTCGATCGTGCTCGGCGGACGCGCGGTGAAGGACCCCGGGCCCGATCGCGGCATGGTGTTCCAGTCGGCGTGCCTGCTGCCCTGGATGACCGCGCTGCAGAACGTGCTGCTCGCGGTCGAGCAGGTGATGCCGAGCGCGACGCGCGCGCAGCAGCGCGCATCCGCGATGCACTACCTCGAGCTCGTCGGGCTCGACGACGCGGCGGCTCGCAAGCCGGCCGAGCTCTCGATGGGCATGCGCCAGCGCGTGGGCCTCGCGCGCGCGTTCGCGTGCAGGCCCGACGTGCTGCTCCTCGACGAGCCGTTCGGCATGCTCGACTCGATCACGAGGATGGAGCTGCAGGACGTGCTGCTCTCGCTCTGGAGCGAGCACCGCATCACCGCGCTGATGGTCACCCACGACGTCGACGAGGCGCTGCTGCTCTCGGATCGTGTGGTGATGATGACCTCGGGCCCCCACGCGCACGTGGGCGAGATCCTCGAGGTCGCGCTCGAGCGCCCGCGGAACCGGCGGATGCTCGTCGAGGACGCGCGCTTCGACGCGATGCGCGAGCGTGTGATCGGCTTCCTCGAGGAGCGCGCCGGTCATCACGCAGCACCGACCGACGAAGAGCGCGACGAGCTCGAGTCGCTCTCGCTCGCCGAGCCGTCCTCGAAAGCCGAAGCGACGATCAGCGGCAGCGCACCTTAG
- a CDS encoding ABC transporter ATP-binding protein has translation MEPLVALRGVSKGFASGGSRVEVLHGIDLTIERGELVAIVGYSGAGKTTLVSLIAGLLAPDTGTVRFAGAPVTGPGTDRGVVFQSYSLLPWLSVHENVLLAVEAAFPAWDRTKHAQHADRYVAMVGLAPARDKTPGQLSGGMRQRVAVARALAMEPELLILDEPLSALDALTRGKLQGELERICVRSGKTILLITNDVDEALLLADRIVPLGAGPRATLGPSFRVELPRPRDKRALQHDHTYKETRAAIGEHLLASSPRAKRRVAGATAEVAR, from the coding sequence GTGGAGCCGCTCGTCGCGCTGCGCGGTGTGTCGAAGGGATTCGCGAGCGGCGGCTCGCGCGTCGAGGTGCTGCACGGAATCGACCTCACGATCGAGCGCGGTGAGCTCGTCGCGATCGTCGGCTATTCGGGTGCCGGGAAGACCACGCTGGTCTCGCTGATCGCGGGATTGCTGGCGCCCGACACGGGCACGGTGCGATTCGCCGGCGCGCCGGTGACCGGCCCGGGCACCGATCGCGGCGTGGTGTTCCAGAGCTATTCACTGCTGCCCTGGCTCAGCGTGCACGAGAACGTGCTGCTCGCCGTCGAGGCCGCGTTCCCCGCGTGGGATCGCACGAAGCACGCGCAGCACGCGGATCGCTACGTCGCGATGGTCGGCCTCGCGCCGGCGCGCGACAAGACGCCGGGACAGCTCTCGGGCGGCATGCGCCAGCGCGTGGCAGTCGCGCGCGCGCTCGCGATGGAGCCCGAGCTCCTGATCCTGGACGAGCCGCTCTCGGCGCTCGACGCGCTCACGCGCGGGAAGCTGCAGGGCGAGCTCGAGCGCATCTGCGTGCGCAGCGGAAAGACGATCCTGCTGATCACGAACGACGTCGACGAGGCGCTGCTGCTCGCGGATCGCATCGTGCCGCTCGGCGCGGGACCGCGCGCGACGCTCGGCCCCTCGTTCCGCGTCGAGCTGCCGCGACCGCGCGACAAGCGCGCGCTGCAGCACGATCACACCTACAAGGAGACGCGCGCTGCGATCGGCGAGCACCTGCTCGCGAGCTCGCCGCGCGCGAAGCGTCGCGTCGCAGGCGCGACGGCGGAGGTCGCACGATGA
- the ntrB gene encoding nitrate ABC transporter permease, producing the protein MELVRKVMSRDRLESLLLPVVGIFVVLGVWGLISTFVTDLLPSPMETWEASRLYVLEPFAKRGELDQGILRFTWYSLIRVGKGYLLGLVFAVPLGLLLGLSRTAQKAFDPVVQVLRPVSPLAWLPLGLVLFQQPEPAGTFAIAMCSMWPTVMNTAFGIRAIPQDYLNVARVLKLSRTKTLFKILLPAALPAMFTGFRLSLGIAWLVIVASEMLTGQPGIGGFLWQEYNSLVYEHLILCIVTIGVVGFLLDRLMAAVELRVKAA; encoded by the coding sequence ATGGAGCTCGTCCGCAAGGTGATGAGTCGCGATCGACTCGAGTCGTTGTTGCTCCCGGTGGTCGGAATCTTCGTGGTGCTCGGCGTCTGGGGTCTGATCAGCACGTTCGTCACGGACCTCCTGCCCAGTCCGATGGAGACGTGGGAGGCGAGCCGCCTGTACGTGCTCGAGCCGTTCGCCAAGCGTGGCGAGCTCGATCAGGGAATCCTGCGCTTCACGTGGTACTCGCTCATCCGAGTCGGGAAGGGCTATCTCCTCGGGCTCGTCTTCGCGGTGCCGCTCGGGCTGCTGCTCGGTCTCTCGCGCACCGCGCAGAAGGCGTTCGACCCGGTCGTGCAGGTGCTGCGCCCGGTGTCGCCGCTCGCGTGGCTGCCGCTCGGCCTCGTGCTCTTCCAACAGCCGGAGCCCGCGGGCACGTTCGCGATCGCGATGTGCTCGATGTGGCCGACGGTGATGAACACCGCGTTCGGCATCCGCGCGATCCCCCAGGACTACCTCAACGTCGCGCGCGTGCTGAAGCTCTCGCGCACCAAGACGCTCTTCAAGATCCTGTTGCCCGCGGCGCTGCCCGCGATGTTCACCGGATTCCGACTCTCGCTCGGCATCGCGTGGCTGGTGATCGTCGCGAGCGAGATGCTCACCGGACAGCCCGGCATCGGTGGGTTCCTCTGGCAGGAGTACAATTCGCTCGTCTACGAGCACCTGATTCTGTGCATCGTGACGATCGGTGTCGTCGGCTTCCTCCTCGATCGCCTGATGGCGGCGGTCGAGCTGCGCGTGAAGGCGGCCTGA